A window of Centropristis striata isolate RG_2023a ecotype Rhode Island chromosome 13, C.striata_1.0, whole genome shotgun sequence genomic DNA:
CCCATTCCACTAGATGAAAGCCTGTGTGGTGGCCCGGCAGCTCTGCTCCATCCTGCGACAGAGCAGGTCAAACACACAGGCTTCTGTTGCACCGAGCTGTGGTGTCTTCAGATAAGCTCAGGTTACTGACCTGCAGGAACTTGCTCTTACCCTTCAAAAGAACCACACTCATGTtcttttactattattttttttaccctgtgaaaaacaaacacctAAACAAACTGTGACCTATTTAAGCTGTGCTGATCAAATCCTAAACACCATTCAACAACACGTTGCGATGCCAGCAAGGAACTAATGACACGTATGACATCTTTAGCATCCTGCGCTCTATTTCTGTTACTCACTTGCTTGCTCACGaccacacaataacaaacagacacatgcacacatcatGTCAACAAATCAATATCTGGTGAGATTCCAACAAAAGGATGTCCTTATTCATTCCCACCGCCCGcatgtctttttctctttgcatGCCTCCCGGTAGCTATAAGATAGTCATTTTACCatcctgattaaaaaaaacaacacattcttTAGGTTGGTCCGAGCACAGCAACAACATAACAACTAATTGGCAGCAATGTTTCCCTTTCCCCTCCAAATGCAATGCTGGATACATTGTGTAGACACACTGATACTCACAGAAATAAGCATACAGACGTGATATAAATATACTAGgatatctattatatatatcttataaATCTACATACTGGCAGGTATGTATCCTGCATCTGACATTAAGGCAAAAAAGCATCAAACATAACAAGGATGATTAGGGACTGCCAGACCACCTATTGGCCAAGTCACGCTTCTTTCTCCTGACATTCTGCCTCCCTGATTTTCTTATTCATCTGTTTTCCTTCAAAACTCACTCACTGAAGTTTCTCATCCTTTACTTTGGTGAGAATCATTGTGTATGAGGAGACATAACCACACAGTGCAAGTGGGTGTGAGATAGCGAGTGAAAATTTGTTCTGCTGATGAAATAAATCTGTATCCCTTAAACATATTTAGCAACTGTTAAATAGAAAATAGGCAAAACTTATGCTTCAAAGCATCACATGGCTTATTctcagaaagttaaaaaaaaaatcattctaaTAAGAAAAAACCATAAGCTGGAAAGAGTCCACTGGTGGTTGTGGTGGCGGTTAGTGATTGCTCTGCATCTAGAGTTCTGAGTTATTATATTACCAGAAGAGCAAAAAAGGAAGACTTACAGCTTAAAAACATATCACCACAGAAACTGTACGTGTGAGATACACACCACAATACCATGAACAGTAAAGAGAGATCTTCAACAAGAGACAAtcaaaaatgataacaaaatcagACACTCCtgtcccacaatgcattgcttCACGACAGCTCCATTCAGGAAGCTGGTGTTTCAGAAAGGCACAGAGCCATCTTGCACCAGTAGCACTCTCCTCGTAAAGGGAAAAGGGGTATGGGACCCGACGGCCCCTTCGTCGCAGCATCTTCTTTTCCTTCAgtatcttcctcctctttctcctccaacTCTGtagattttcttatttttctttccgacagaaatggaaaaaaagtcacTCGGATGTGTAGCTTTTCTGAGGAGAACAGTTTCTGTTGAGGTTCTAATGAACATGAATTACTAATACTGACTGAACACTAGTTAATACTCCATTAAGAGATGGCTTTTTCCAAAGAGATTCATTACTGATCAGTGTCCCTCGTGCAAATGCACACACGCAAACATAcggtcaagtgtgtgtgtgtgtgtgtgtgtgtgtgagtcaaaTTTAATTGCATGACTgatacatgcacatacacacattaagTAGGTGTATCCTGCATGAATTACTCcaattttgtttgtgtctcattttatgtgtgtttgtgtgtgtgcattccaGCTCCAGAGTGCTACGCTTGCTGTCTTCAGTTGCCCGCCGTTAATGCTCTCCTAAATTCCTCTTAGTCTAAAGTTTGTTGTGAAGTCAGTCGGAGGACTCGTCACCGCTCCAAATCTACAGTTGCTGTGTAATTACCTTCTCTTTAAGCGATTTTGATTTATtccctttttgaaaaatatatttaaaggtCTGTATTGTCATTGCAGTCTTATTTGTTCTTGGTTTGGCCATTGAAAGGATGAACAAGAGAATGTGTGCAAGTGAGGAGGGAGATACGGGAGCAAAACTCATGTATCTTCAGCTTGTGAAGAAgaatcttcctcttcctctacaGGACTTGTGTCAGAAAGTCTCTCCTTTTCAGATCTCACCTCCAAATGAGctttcagctcctcctcctgctcctccacctcctcttcctccatcgccacctcgtcttcctcctctaTTATGTCCTCGTTTTCCTCCTCTGCCATTgtgtcttcctcttcctcttttttaccctcctcctccccttgaCTGCAGTCCTGTGCCACATGGTTCGGTGTAGGCTTGTCCTCCTCGTCTCCCTGTTCTCTCTGAGAGCTGTCTTCCAGGGTGAGCTCAAACTGAAACTTGTCCATGCAGGCATTTAGTTCCTTATCCTGGCACACAGGAGGTGGCGAGGGGCTTTGTGGGATAGTGCTCTGATACCAGTCCCTGTTGTCTTCCAGAGTGTCCAAGATGTCCTGGGCATCAGGGTGCACAAGGTCCCCCCATGTCTCCCACAGTGGGTGGACAATGTAGTCAATAAAGCCCACCtgcatacagaaaaaaaaagtgtgactgATCATATAAATCACAGTGGTGTCACTTCACTCACACAAAtcagcattaaaaatgtatgaggATGACTGCTGTGATCAGAGATGACAGATCACTCTGCACTGTGGTTATCACACCGCCTACAGCACCAACACTTATCCAGTTGTGCAAAGAATGATATTCATACATGTGTTTATAATTCAGGGCTGATGATTTACCTGGCTCTTTTCCACAGATGCTGTGTGTTTGTCGCACATGGGACTGATCTCCATCCCCCGCTCTCTCTCCTTATCTCCCTGCCTAAAGAACTCCTCCATGATTCTCTCCGTCCATTGTCGATACACACCAAGGGGTTTCGTAGGATTGCTCAGGTCAGCACAGTGCACCATGTTCctcaacacctgcaccaacacaCAGGCACGTCACACACTACATTACATGCATGCAAAGTTAAACAATTTAGACATGCATTGAGCACAGCGGAAAGTTGGTGGTGCACAACCAACTCTCTGATTGCTACTTTCATTTTTACTTCCTGTCTCTTCAATTGACTGCTGCATCTCTAAAATCCAGTCCTCCTGCATCTAAAACTAAAAAGCTTTCTCAAGCTATTCTCTTCTCtcaacacctcctcctcccttctcctTTTTTTGGCAAAGATTTCTATCTTTTATTGAAAGATGCTTAATTTATAATGCATTTGCAAGATTccaaacacataaacatttacacttatGCCTGCCCATTTCCATTTCTGTTCACAATTTTTTCACCTACATTGGCAAATACATACATCATAATTAAAAAGCTCCTCAGCCACTAGTTACTGTAGAGTCAGTCTTAATGGCATTCTCTCCTCTCTACACCAAAAGGTGCAGAAGCTTTATGTTTCTGCACTAACCCAATCCCCTTCaatcatttcaattattttgcGACATTTGTCTGGGTTTTCAAGTCAATCATTTTATCCTAAGCTAATGGAGAACTCCTCACCCACTAGTGTTGTTTCCTTAATTCCTTTTCAAACTCTTGAATCAAAGAATTTCCATAGAAACACTTGTTGGAGCCCAGTCAGTCAGGATTCACACTGGCAGACCcatctttatacagtctattggCATACTGAACCAACAGAACAGTGAGTCTCTGGTACCCCAAGGGGTAGTTCTGCAGTTGACAGGGTGTAAATAGAAAGACTGTGGAGTACTCAACCAATCTGCAAACAGTTTCAAGAAAACTTATTATTTGAATTTGTTATCTGCATTTTGAGTCATGAGAGAGTGCATGAAAACTAGTCAGCGAACTAGCAGATGCATCTAAAAGCAGTAGAATAATGGTTGAAATAGTttgataaaagtaattaaaaagttAGTCAAACATAATGCATTGATTGTTGAAAAGATCGCTATTGGATAAATGGTAAAATAGCTAAAAAGGGTAGATAAATCGTTGAAATCGAAAGCCAAATCAAGCAGTACAAAGTGAGCTAAAGGTGACAGGAAACAGttgaatatgttaaatataacatatatataccTGAAAAAGATAGCTATCGGATAAATAGAGAAATAGCTAAAAGTAATTGGTAAATGGttaaaatgattgacaaaaatcaaTTTGGTATAAATAGATGAGACAGACAAACAGtagaaatagttagcttaagATGTATAAATGGTATAAACGCTTCAGCCACAAGTAGCACAAATGCAATCTTGACCAAACCAAACGTTGATAGTTCAGATATATTAAGAAAAAAGGCAACAATATCAAGTATTAGTGTTAAGTAATATCcaatttaaaatcataaaatcatcaaaCAAAGTTGAATAAATCTAATAGGGGGTGTGGGGCAACGTCTGAAAATGAAAGTTGGAAACCAGCGGACGtttggacgacaacaacaaccTCCTCCTTGGCGCTTGTACAGACACCAATATCTCATGTTCCTATTTCCTCCTTTCCATGGTCCTCTTAATCAAAACTGTACCTCTATTTCAAATCTTTCAAACAAATTAGGTCAAATGACATTTCTACATGCCTGGCTGACATCAAACTCAATGTAGATGatacctcctcctctctgaaaAATCAAGTTCCCGTCAAGATCTCCCTGTCTTCATTGACAAGATGAAATAACACCTTCTTCATCCATCAATCAAGCATACGCCTTGATAACCAGATCCTAcacatgtgtgtgaatggtgCATCTTATGGTTCTACCTCCTATAATCCCCTATGTTTCTTTAGCCAGCTCTAAAAACACTACCAGCACTGGGAACAcattggggaaaaaatgcaaaaagccACAGTACCAGTGGTGTCCATGTAAACACTGTAACCACTATGTCATTTTTGACTCAGAACATCTGCAAAACGGCTAAATCGTCATTTAAAATGACTTGTAAATGGAAGGAAGATGACGTCTCACCTGTATCCGATCAGTGTAATGGTCAAGCAGCAGTACTCCAGAACTTGTCACTTTCTTGGTTTCCACCATAGTCTTGAGGTCTGCCAGCAAACTCATGTGTTTAGACATATCTGTTGCCAAAACCTGGGAAGAAAGTTGATaggaatacatttaattaaaaacaatagaGTAGAAAAGTGGTAAGAGATGAAGGAGAACTGTGCTGACAACACTCACCATATCAATAACAAGTTTCCTTAGGCTCTGTCTCTGCCTCTTGCTGAGGTTCTGGAAGATGTCACAGTTGTCCTCGTGAAGCAGCTTGAAGCCCACAGCTAGGTGATGGTTCTCCAACACAGACTCATCATTGTACATCAGGGCTAGCTCTGAGTCTGAGAGAAGCACCATACACATATGACACATTATGAgtcaaaaacacacagtaaCTGCATCACGTTCACACCATCCCAGTGTTGGAAACAGACTGTGATCACACTGTTTCAAAATGTACAACTACCCAGTTGGTTTGACCCTTAGAGACCCACTAAGAcccatttctgtcttttttcttgggGGCAGAGGATCTTTAGAAGGAGATAGCAGGTCCACAGTATATGCCCATAGAAGTGGTGTGTataatctgaaagctgggatCCTGAAGATTAGTTGAGATGCAGCACTGTGCTTCAAGTTTTTCAAGTCATAAATCTCTAATAAACATTATGTTTTGGTTAAGAAATTTTGAAAATTACAATGTATAAGGGCTTATAACATTATGATGGGATTAATTATGAGCATTTGTTACACATATTTGGTGCACATTTTAACCATTTCTGACCATGCAGGAATCTGTCAAAACTCCCTCTAAAATACTACATTAAGACACCATGAAATGAATACCATGGGAAATTCCATGCTGTGGTATTTGGTATCAAAAAGCTTTCaacattttgagatattttgttGGTGATTGTATGGCAAGCACTTAtgttctggaaactgctgagaaacctccCTTATTGTGAATATACCTATGACAGCCATACATCCTCTGACTGCTCTttgtctctagtttgtggttgaaaAGGTTCCTGacgctgtgattatcctagaggtcacagcaggtcattttatacagagaggtcaagtttcaaaaaaATGTCTCACTATAATGAAATTGTACACATGAATAggattgggctcattgaatccacaggAGTCTCAGACTCTCAGCTTTTATGCAATTCCAGAACTGTAAAGGGAcaccagtatgcagaaatattcaaattaacCATTTTCATAATAGGCCAAAATAACATGCATAATTTCTGCCCCAAACTGCACGGAATTGGCAAAAAGTGGGCACGTCTGTAATTTTCATTTGGATTTCATGAATTGAGAGGTcagggacccctttgaaaatgccTTCTTTGGATGCCGTATGAAGCCTAGCTTCATATATCCTCTCCATACCAGCCTCTTAAAGACACTAATGTCAATCCCgtctcagagggttaatggagAAGCACACAATCTATAGACCAATGTATTAAAAACATACGACAACGGGAAAAAAACTAAGGTTTTTCAGTCAAACAGAGGATGACTGCAGTACCAAAGGCAAAGACCTAGGACAATTTTAACCAAAGCAAGTGTATTATACACATTAGAAActataagaaaaaagaaagttatGTATGTAACTACAGTTCTATGAAACCTGGATGACTGCCAGAGCTTCACGAGAAGATTCTGCAGGAACAGATTCTCTGATGACACCGAAAGATATAACCTAT
This region includes:
- the pde4a gene encoding cAMP-specific 3',5'-cyclic phosphodiesterase 4C isoform X3 is translated as MGVVEAIDPAPSPCPSPVPGGYRLPRSSSYSPLQGRAGAELDLGAAAGGVLEGSGTTAERRTPLVDLFCETCSRPWLIGWWDQFKRMLNRELSHLSEMSRSGNQVSEYISTTFLDKQNEVEIPSPTLREREKPMCHISGVKKLTHSSSLSNSTMPRFGVKTEHEDALDRELTDLNMWGLNIFRVAEFSNNRPLSCIMFAIFQERDLLKTFRIPVDTFVTYVMTLEDHYHANVAYHNSLHAADVTQSTHVLLSTPALDAVFTDLEILAALFAAAIHDVDHPGVSNQFLINTNSELALMYNDESVLENHHLAVGFKLLHEDNCDIFQNLSKRQRQSLRKLVIDMVLATDMSKHMSLLADLKTMVETKKVTSSGVLLLDHYTDRIQVLRNMVHCADLSNPTKPLGVYRQWTERIMEEFFRQGDKERERGMEISPMCDKHTASVEKSQVGFIDYIVHPLWETWGDLVHPDAQDILDTLEDNRDWYQSTIPQSPSPPPVCQDKELNACMDKFQFELTLEDSSQREQGDEEDKPTPNHVAQDCSQGEEEGKKEEEEDTMAEEENEDIIEEEDEVAMEEEEVEEQEEELKAHLEVRSEKERLSDTSPVEEEEDSSSQAEDT